One region of Prosthecobacter dejongeii genomic DNA includes:
- a CDS encoding sugar phosphate isomerase/epimerase family protein, which yields MFFRIALTFTALALVFSPQTQAQEKKFTASPGLQLYSLRSSFKLKGVSRTLDTVKSFGITNVELAGTYDLSAEAFKQELSSRGLKAVSAHFPYARWKKEPEAVAQEAKGLGLEYAGCAWADHKAPMDEPQAREIAATFNKAGEALAKVGIKFFYHLHGFEFQPWKDGETLADLIIKETDPTNVKFQMDVLWVVFPGQDPVKLLEKYAGRWELMHLKDLKKGVATGDLSGKTDVENDVTLGTGQMNWPAILSTAEKVGVKYYFIEDESSISEKQIPASVQFLGSVKW from the coding sequence ATGTTTTTTAGAATTGCACTTACTTTCACGGCTTTGGCCCTTGTCTTTAGCCCTCAGACGCAGGCTCAGGAAAAGAAATTCACTGCCAGTCCAGGACTCCAGCTCTACAGTCTTCGCTCAAGCTTCAAGCTGAAAGGCGTCAGCCGTACCTTAGATACTGTTAAATCCTTCGGTATCACGAATGTGGAACTGGCGGGCACCTACGATCTCAGTGCTGAAGCTTTTAAGCAAGAATTGAGCAGCCGTGGGCTGAAAGCTGTGAGCGCTCATTTTCCGTATGCACGTTGGAAAAAAGAGCCTGAGGCTGTGGCGCAAGAAGCTAAAGGTCTGGGCCTGGAATATGCTGGTTGTGCCTGGGCTGACCACAAAGCGCCCATGGATGAGCCTCAGGCACGTGAAATCGCTGCTACTTTTAATAAGGCGGGTGAAGCGTTGGCTAAGGTCGGCATTAAGTTCTTTTATCACCTTCATGGTTTTGAATTCCAGCCATGGAAAGATGGGGAGACCCTGGCTGATCTGATTATCAAAGAGACCGACCCCACCAATGTGAAGTTCCAGATGGATGTCCTCTGGGTTGTGTTTCCGGGGCAAGACCCGGTCAAGCTACTGGAAAAATACGCTGGTCGCTGGGAATTGATGCACCTCAAAGACCTCAAAAAAGGTGTCGCCACTGGAGATCTCTCCGGCAAGACCGATGTCGAAAACGATGTGACCCTGGGCACGGGGCAGATGAACTGGCCTGCCATTCTTTCCACCGCAGAAAAAGTGGGCGTGAAGTATTACTTCATCGAAGATGAAAGCTCCATTTCAGAGAAGCAGATTCCCGCGAGTGTCCAGTTTTTGGGCAGCGTGAAGTGGTAA
- a CDS encoding CNNM domain-containing protein, producing the protein MTWVFLLILSLALSFALSGLESAILSVSRVRVRHAASAGDRRAIRLLPLIEDRDALLGAITVTNHITNLSAFLILAWKLIRLSGPWGHFLAFVIALPIFLIGLEVLPKKLFRRYPFRSIRSLTPLVLGVGLFRPLFRSLAGARTATVTIPDQSAGRDDLHHQADLLSRQNQLSPAAARLIHSALRYRQLRTSAIMRPLTRSIALSGDLPLETALIMAREHAATTLPVIGEKGQFVGVLDLASLPPHCPPDRLVRHHMRTLDSVHAQDSALLTLQRMRKRARTLVLVLNEQNEPIGLASEEDLLHRLMGTRDPNA; encoded by the coding sequence ATGACCTGGGTTTTCCTGCTTATCCTCTCGCTCGCTCTCTCCTTTGCTCTCTCAGGGCTAGAGAGTGCCATCCTCTCCGTCAGCCGCGTACGCGTGCGGCATGCGGCAAGTGCCGGAGATCGCCGAGCCATTCGCTTGCTTCCACTCATCGAAGATCGCGATGCTCTCCTGGGTGCCATCACCGTCACGAATCATATCACCAATCTCAGCGCCTTTCTTATCCTAGCCTGGAAGCTCATTCGTCTCTCTGGTCCTTGGGGACATTTCCTCGCGTTTGTGATCGCGCTGCCCATCTTTCTTATTGGCTTAGAAGTGCTGCCGAAAAAACTTTTTCGGCGTTATCCTTTTCGCAGTATTCGCAGCCTCACACCTCTGGTGCTTGGCGTAGGGCTTTTCCGTCCGCTCTTCCGGTCGTTGGCGGGAGCACGCACCGCCACCGTCACGATCCCAGACCAATCCGCAGGCCGCGACGACCTTCATCATCAGGCGGATCTGCTCAGCCGCCAAAATCAGCTCAGTCCAGCCGCTGCACGCTTGATTCACAGCGCCCTGCGCTACCGCCAGTTACGCACCTCAGCCATCATGCGCCCTCTCACGCGCAGCATTGCACTTTCAGGAGATCTGCCGCTGGAGACCGCCCTTATCATGGCGCGCGAACACGCAGCGACGACCCTTCCCGTCATTGGGGAAAAGGGTCAGTTTGTCGGTGTGCTAGATCTTGCCTCTCTGCCCCCTCACTGCCCGCCAGATAGGCTCGTCCGCCATCACATGCGCACACTCGATAGTGTCCATGCACAAGACAGCGCCCTTCTAACCCTCCAGCGCATGCGCAAGCGGGCCCGCACTTTGGTTCTAGTCCTAAATGAACAAAATGAACCCATCGGCCTGGCAAGTGAAGAAGACCTCCTTCATCGCCTCATGGGGACTCGTGACCCTAACGCCTAA
- a CDS encoding CNNM domain-containing protein: protein MPVLPVISYLALLLLLAVISATETAIHMARDLDTQAGMAREGVARKLRRITANPFAQLHRTLLLSATLNLALAALGLHLVSGPMMTLGWNPWLAASFLFVGTVLVGDVVPKFLAARSPSAVLLGSLRLLNPLRSILDPISSFADRSTDALIRRFIPQKVKPRLPITRDEFETLVEMREEQGQIDPAEAAMIREALEIEGLTVRDCMVPRVDLTLMSAFDKPEKTTATLEQSAGRHVVVYGETPDVVEGVIDTLAWRLAGRPAWANMLRPVQFVPETMPVLDALHQHLQSTIQPLLIVDEYGGLEGMVSQDEIADWLLYEAAPWQGEGAEIRDLGNGRYLLEGGTRLDDVTAALPITLPDADGLDTIGGLVFNLLGHLPKPGERVQLEDADLKVRRVVRARVQQVELRLKKPLAEDSAPSK, encoded by the coding sequence GTGCCCGTTCTTCCCGTCATCTCTTATTTGGCCCTACTGCTTCTTCTGGCAGTCATCTCCGCTACGGAGACGGCCATTCATATGGCGAGGGATCTGGACACACAGGCAGGCATGGCACGTGAGGGCGTGGCACGGAAATTGCGAAGGATCACTGCGAATCCATTCGCTCAATTGCACCGCACCTTGTTACTCTCAGCCACGCTTAACCTCGCTCTCGCAGCGCTCGGTTTGCATCTAGTATCAGGGCCGATGATGACCCTGGGCTGGAACCCTTGGTTAGCCGCGTCATTTCTTTTTGTCGGCACCGTCCTAGTGGGAGATGTGGTTCCCAAATTCCTCGCTGCGCGTTCACCATCCGCCGTTCTCCTGGGTAGCTTGCGTCTTCTGAATCCACTGCGCAGCATATTAGACCCCATCTCCAGTTTTGCAGATCGCAGCACCGATGCCCTCATCCGTCGCTTTATTCCACAAAAGGTCAAACCACGGCTGCCCATCACCCGCGATGAATTTGAGACCCTAGTGGAAATGCGTGAAGAGCAAGGCCAGATCGACCCGGCCGAGGCAGCGATGATCCGTGAAGCTCTTGAGATCGAAGGTTTGACCGTTCGCGATTGCATGGTCCCCCGCGTGGATCTCACGCTCATGAGTGCTTTTGATAAACCGGAAAAGACCACTGCAACCTTAGAGCAATCCGCAGGTCGTCATGTTGTGGTTTATGGAGAAACTCCCGATGTGGTCGAAGGCGTCATTGATACCCTTGCGTGGCGTCTTGCGGGCCGTCCTGCTTGGGCAAACATGCTGCGCCCTGTGCAGTTCGTGCCAGAGACGATGCCCGTCCTGGATGCCCTTCACCAGCACCTCCAGTCCACCATTCAACCCCTCCTGATCGTGGATGAATACGGCGGCTTAGAGGGCATGGTCAGCCAGGATGAAATTGCGGATTGGCTGCTGTACGAAGCTGCCCCATGGCAGGGCGAGGGTGCAGAAATCCGAGATCTGGGCAATGGCCGCTACCTCCTCGAAGGCGGCACACGGTTGGATGATGTCACCGCCGCTCTCCCTATCACTCTGCCCGATGCCGATGGTCTTGATACCATCGGCGGCCTCGTGTTTAACCTCTTGGGCCACTTACCAAAACCTGGTGAACGTGTTCAGCTAGAGGATGCAGACCTGAAAGTTCGCCGTGTCGTTCGCGCTCGCGTCCAACAGGTGGAGTTGCGACTCAAAAAACCACTCGCGGAGGACTCTGCCCCAAGTAAATGA
- a CDS encoding MotA/TolQ/ExbB proton channel family protein, translating into MHRPTFFAFAILTVLMTWLAPVAHAQTPASSPPSAVTLPGETITPVTNAAAGEDPENPFANALTLKGFIKSTGVMAYPLIILSMVTAFLIVLFTFTVRQGTVVSDAFMNSADALIRKQDYLGLLAVCNRRNECIARITAKTLDFATRNPTASFEEVKEVTEAEGNRQSSLLLARIAYLGDVGAVAPMLGLLGTTLGMITTFHAISGKEYGGSNQLGLAQGVSEALLCTASGLVIGIPALIFYAIFRGKVNRLICEMEAATTHLMALLAVQYKRAARAVVNRSGE; encoded by the coding sequence ATGCATCGCCCTACTTTTTTCGCTTTCGCCATCCTCACTGTCCTGATGACGTGGTTGGCCCCTGTGGCTCATGCCCAAACTCCAGCATCCTCCCCACCTTCCGCCGTCACGCTTCCGGGTGAAACCATCACTCCAGTGACAAATGCAGCAGCGGGCGAAGATCCAGAAAACCCATTTGCAAATGCGCTGACCCTCAAAGGTTTCATCAAAAGCACTGGGGTGATGGCCTACCCACTGATTATATTATCCATGGTCACCGCCTTTTTGATCGTGCTATTCACCTTTACCGTTAGGCAGGGAACAGTGGTGAGTGATGCCTTCATGAATTCTGCCGACGCCCTTATTCGCAAACAAGATTACCTTGGCCTGTTAGCCGTGTGCAATCGGCGCAATGAATGCATAGCCCGCATCACCGCTAAAACGCTGGACTTTGCCACACGCAACCCAACCGCAAGCTTTGAAGAAGTGAAGGAAGTCACCGAAGCCGAAGGCAATCGCCAGTCGAGCCTCTTGTTAGCCCGAATTGCTTACCTGGGGGATGTCGGAGCTGTCGCACCCATGTTGGGATTGTTAGGCACCACGCTGGGCATGATCACCACTTTCCACGCTATTTCTGGCAAAGAATACGGTGGGTCTAATCAGTTGGGCTTGGCCCAAGGTGTTTCCGAAGCCCTTCTGTGCACGGCCTCCGGCTTGGTGATTGGCATTCCGGCACTCATTTTCTACGCCATCTTTCGCGGTAAAGTGAATCGTCTCATTTGCGAGATGGAGGCTGCCACCACACACCTGATGGCCCTGCTGGCCGTTCAATACAAACGGGCTGCTCGCGCAGTCGTGAACCGCAGCGGTGAATAA
- a CDS encoding DUF1549 and DUF1553 domain-containing protein — protein MFRLCLLILTPFTLALFASGSERPVSFIHDVMPHLQKAGCAAGNCHAKPEGQNNFKLSVFGYDPANDYHEIMRDDRGRRVFLAAPEESLLLKKATGSVPHEGGARIAKGSLPYQLIITWLQQGAPAKLADEATLLRVAVTPRESIYKKGQKQPLKVVATYSGGKTQDVTALTEFLSQDKEIAQVDEHGLVEVGSTSGEGVVLVRFMGHVDVARITVPADKLLPNDKYVQLPANNEVDRLVHARHQKLGLLPSETCTDEEFIRRASLDAIGLLPTPERAKAFLTDARPDKRDLYIRELLEHPNYADHWAVKWGDLIRPNPSRVGVKPVYLLDQWLREAFRQNMPYDEMVKQLLTAEGSTHEHGPVAIFRDKREAIDASAFVSQIFLGVRLDCAKCHHHPSEKWTQEDYYQLAAFFGQMGRKGQAISAPISGEPEYWWYSGKGQVQHPITEAVMVPKPPDGPEMPYVAGQDPRARLTDWMASSDNPFFAKAIVNRLWSEFLGRGIVDPVDDFRVSNPPTNPALLDWLAQDFIAHGYDLKHLIRTILSSRTYQLSAQPNEHNLTDTKNFSRSIKRRLSAEVLLDALGDLTGVRETFSGLPPGSRAVQTWNHKLDSTFLDAFGRPNASMECPCERERKSSVIQALHLMNSNDLQAKLNAKEGKISALVKSNLTEPQLVQEIYLAAYNRLPKADELQTALKFYNSPGTSRQTATEDLTWALINSAEFVFNH, from the coding sequence ATGTTCCGTCTTTGCTTACTGATTCTCACTCCCTTTACCCTGGCACTTTTTGCCAGTGGCAGTGAGCGCCCAGTGAGCTTCATCCATGATGTTATGCCTCACCTGCAAAAGGCAGGTTGTGCGGCGGGCAACTGTCACGCCAAACCCGAAGGGCAAAATAACTTTAAGCTCTCCGTTTTTGGCTACGATCCAGCAAACGATTACCACGAAATCATGCGTGATGACCGGGGCCGTCGCGTCTTCCTTGCCGCTCCTGAAGAAAGTTTGCTGCTCAAAAAAGCCACTGGCAGCGTGCCTCATGAAGGTGGCGCACGCATTGCCAAAGGCAGCCTGCCTTATCAGCTTATCATCACTTGGCTACAGCAGGGAGCGCCCGCTAAATTGGCAGATGAAGCTACGCTATTGAGGGTCGCCGTCACACCCCGTGAAAGCATTTATAAAAAGGGCCAGAAACAGCCGCTTAAAGTAGTCGCCACTTACAGCGGTGGAAAAACTCAAGATGTCACCGCCCTGACTGAATTCCTTTCGCAGGACAAGGAAATCGCTCAAGTGGATGAACATGGTCTGGTCGAGGTGGGTAGCACCAGTGGCGAAGGCGTCGTGCTTGTCCGGTTCATGGGTCATGTGGATGTGGCACGCATCACCGTGCCGGCGGATAAACTTCTACCTAACGACAAGTACGTCCAGCTTCCTGCCAATAACGAAGTGGATCGTCTTGTCCATGCTCGTCATCAAAAACTCGGCCTTCTTCCTTCAGAGACTTGCACTGACGAGGAATTTATCCGTCGTGCATCGTTGGATGCCATCGGCCTGCTACCTACGCCCGAGCGCGCCAAGGCTTTTCTCACCGACGCTCGTCCCGATAAACGCGATCTCTACATCCGTGAGCTTCTCGAACATCCCAACTACGCAGACCACTGGGCCGTCAAATGGGGAGATCTCATTCGCCCCAATCCTTCCCGAGTGGGCGTGAAACCGGTCTATCTTCTGGACCAATGGCTGCGTGAAGCCTTTCGCCAGAACATGCCTTATGATGAGATGGTGAAGCAACTGCTCACGGCCGAAGGCAGCACGCACGAGCATGGGCCTGTGGCTATCTTTCGCGACAAACGCGAGGCAATAGATGCGTCAGCCTTTGTTTCTCAGATCTTTCTCGGAGTGCGTCTGGACTGCGCCAAATGTCACCATCATCCCAGCGAAAAATGGACCCAGGAAGACTACTATCAACTCGCTGCTTTTTTTGGGCAGATGGGCCGCAAAGGCCAGGCGATCTCAGCCCCTATCTCGGGCGAGCCTGAATACTGGTGGTACAGTGGCAAAGGGCAAGTCCAGCACCCCATCACCGAAGCTGTGATGGTTCCCAAACCGCCGGATGGCCCAGAAATGCCCTATGTCGCAGGTCAGGACCCGCGCGCTCGGTTGACGGACTGGATGGCGAGCAGTGACAACCCCTTCTTTGCCAAAGCTATCGTCAACCGCCTCTGGTCAGAATTTCTCGGTCGTGGGATTGTGGATCCCGTGGACGATTTCCGCGTTTCAAACCCTCCCACCAATCCGGCTCTTTTAGACTGGTTAGCACAGGATTTCATCGCCCATGGTTATGATCTGAAGCACCTCATTCGCACCATCCTTTCCTCCCGCACCTACCAACTCAGCGCGCAACCGAACGAACACAATCTCACTGATACGAAAAACTTTTCCCGCTCTATCAAACGCCGGCTCAGTGCCGAGGTTTTGCTGGATGCTCTAGGTGACCTCACAGGCGTACGGGAAACTTTCAGTGGTCTGCCCCCAGGTTCCCGTGCTGTGCAGACTTGGAATCACAAACTGGACAGCACCTTCCTCGATGCCTTTGGTCGTCCCAATGCCAGCATGGAATGTCCCTGTGAACGTGAACGCAAATCCAGCGTCATCCAGGCTCTGCATCTGATGAATTCCAATGACCTCCAGGCCAAACTGAATGCCAAAGAAGGCAAGATCAGCGCGCTGGTAAAAAGCAATCTAACCGAGCCCCAGCTCGTCCAGGAAATTTACCTCGCGGCCTACAATCGCCTACCTAAAGCCGATGAATTGCAGACCGCTTTGAAGTTCTACAACAGCCCAGGCACCTCACGACAAACAGCTACTGAAGACCTTACCTGGGCTCTGATCAATTCCGCAGAATTTGTTTTCAATCACTAA
- a CDS encoding tetratricopeptide repeat protein — MRRHKLSRLVLLPCLCATALLGQAVPRAIPVDDEEAPTKPIPRAIPVDPSTMSAQPAAPAQPAAPAKPKSPDQDLIDYANMIYDRGEFAIAAQSFGQYLQNYPSGAQVPLALFRIGECYMKQNQLKVAEAYYTEVVSRYPNSEGAPSAAYRLGAMRFNGKNFEESAQQFAFAEAKSPLPQVRLAAAYNRARAYQMLGDSKRQSAALQSVLATTTDNPYREAGLLMLGTLYLAEDKKAEALPLFEELLKLSKDNAVLSEASVKAAVLYAETGKPEVAVPLFEKALSYPETTPINRSISLVGVVQALFAKGDYDGVIDNYNRNSGVLPEGETRPKMLLLVGNAYRMKKAYARAVEVYLMIEQGYPTTDQAFEAGYWKLYCFYLLDDKDLGEFANAFIQRHLQERAQHEFLNLARLIRADFYFNKADYGKAADSYVEVQIDKLPIKLQPGTLFNKGWALAEATRHQEAIGAFTQFLAEYPAHEFKPKALARRGLAYREAKDLPKAVGDFQRVVKEFTSSEAAEIAYLQLGLIAMEQRDPKAMVAAFEMLVNKYPRSQAAGQAWYGIGRGYFDQKEWDKAIPALEKAIETDKAANLDRASQMLMLASYAQQNVDGLSKAIDNYRKANPNANIPPNVVSWLGLKLYDSKLYARSAQYLNLATTPDTPENTDPRVWNYLGMAFLETKDYESAIKATDHFLAVTPESAVKARALMTKGRALLGLGKIEEAEKIAQEGLGFAKDGKPQALLLILEGDVALAAGESLEKAGNAAGALEKYKAAAGKFMFPAQFFDDEEVTPEAMDKAAKALEKAGQADKAGEFRKLLKERYPRYGM; from the coding sequence ATGCGCCGCCACAAACTGTCCCGTTTAGTCCTCCTGCCATGCCTTTGCGCTACGGCCCTTTTGGGTCAAGCTGTGCCCCGTGCCATCCCTGTGGATGACGAAGAGGCCCCCACCAAGCCGATACCGCGTGCCATTCCGGTGGATCCCAGCACTATGTCTGCGCAGCCTGCGGCTCCAGCCCAGCCAGCGGCCCCTGCAAAACCGAAGTCCCCTGATCAGGATCTCATTGATTACGCGAACATGATCTATGATCGCGGGGAATTTGCCATTGCAGCTCAGTCCTTCGGCCAGTATTTACAAAATTACCCTTCAGGCGCTCAGGTACCTCTGGCACTCTTCCGCATCGGTGAGTGCTACATGAAGCAGAACCAACTGAAGGTAGCCGAGGCCTACTACACAGAGGTCGTGAGTCGCTACCCGAATTCTGAAGGTGCTCCTTCAGCGGCTTATCGTCTCGGAGCCATGCGCTTCAACGGTAAAAATTTCGAAGAGTCTGCCCAGCAGTTTGCCTTTGCAGAGGCCAAGTCCCCCCTTCCCCAGGTGCGTCTGGCTGCCGCATACAATCGTGCTCGTGCCTATCAGATGCTGGGTGATAGCAAACGACAAAGCGCAGCTCTGCAATCAGTCCTGGCGACTACCACCGACAATCCCTATCGCGAAGCAGGCCTTCTCATGCTTGGCACGCTTTATCTCGCTGAAGATAAAAAGGCGGAAGCGCTGCCCCTTTTCGAAGAATTGCTAAAACTCAGCAAGGACAACGCCGTGCTCTCAGAGGCCAGCGTGAAAGCAGCCGTCCTTTATGCAGAAACGGGGAAACCCGAAGTGGCTGTCCCTCTGTTTGAAAAAGCTCTGAGCTACCCAGAGACAACCCCGATTAACCGCAGCATCTCGCTGGTCGGTGTCGTGCAGGCCCTTTTTGCTAAAGGCGACTACGATGGGGTGATTGATAACTACAATCGCAACTCAGGAGTGCTTCCTGAAGGCGAAACACGTCCGAAAATGCTTCTGCTCGTGGGCAATGCCTATCGCATGAAGAAAGCCTATGCCCGAGCGGTGGAGGTTTATCTCATGATCGAACAGGGATACCCGACAACTGACCAAGCTTTTGAAGCTGGCTATTGGAAACTCTACTGCTTTTATCTTCTTGATGACAAGGATCTGGGCGAATTTGCCAATGCCTTCATTCAGCGTCACCTCCAAGAGCGCGCTCAGCATGAATTCCTCAATCTCGCTCGCCTCATCCGCGCTGATTTCTATTTCAACAAAGCAGACTATGGCAAAGCAGCTGATAGCTACGTGGAAGTACAGATTGATAAACTGCCGATCAAGCTGCAACCCGGCACACTCTTCAATAAAGGCTGGGCTCTAGCGGAAGCAACACGTCACCAGGAAGCCATCGGCGCGTTTACCCAATTCCTCGCGGAATACCCCGCCCATGAGTTTAAGCCCAAGGCCTTAGCACGCCGTGGTTTAGCTTATCGTGAAGCTAAAGACTTGCCGAAAGCCGTCGGCGACTTCCAGCGTGTGGTCAAAGAATTTACCAGCTCAGAAGCGGCAGAAATCGCTTACTTGCAGTTAGGACTCATCGCGATGGAGCAGCGCGACCCCAAAGCCATGGTCGCGGCCTTTGAAATGCTCGTGAACAAGTATCCGCGCAGCCAAGCTGCGGGCCAGGCTTGGTATGGGATTGGTCGTGGTTACTTCGATCAAAAAGAATGGGACAAGGCCATCCCTGCTCTAGAAAAAGCCATTGAAACCGATAAAGCCGCCAACCTCGATCGTGCAAGTCAGATGCTGATGCTGGCCTCTTACGCCCAGCAAAACGTAGATGGCCTCAGCAAAGCCATTGATAACTACCGCAAAGCCAACCCGAACGCAAACATCCCCCCCAACGTAGTTTCCTGGCTAGGGCTGAAACTTTACGATTCGAAGCTTTACGCACGCTCCGCCCAATACCTGAATCTGGCCACAACTCCTGACACTCCCGAAAACACGGACCCGCGTGTTTGGAATTACCTTGGAATGGCCTTTTTAGAAACCAAGGACTACGAGTCTGCGATCAAAGCCACCGATCACTTTTTGGCCGTTACCCCAGAAAGCGCCGTTAAAGCTCGCGCGCTCATGACGAAAGGCCGTGCGTTATTAGGGCTGGGAAAAATTGAAGAAGCTGAAAAAATCGCTCAGGAAGGATTGGGCTTTGCCAAAGATGGTAAACCTCAGGCTTTGCTGTTGATCTTAGAAGGCGATGTCGCTCTGGCTGCAGGAGAGAGCTTGGAAAAAGCTGGCAATGCAGCCGGTGCTCTTGAAAAATACAAGGCTGCCGCAGGCAAATTCATGTTCCCCGCGCAGTTCTTCGATGATGAGGAAGTCACTCCTGAAGCCATGGATAAAGCAGCCAAGGCTCTCGAGAAAGCCGGGCAAGCTGATAAAGCGGGTGAGTTTCGAAAACTACTGAAGGAGCGTTATCCGCGTTACGGAATGTAA
- a CDS encoding ExbD/TolR family protein encodes MNFRKQHSIEPTPMQLAPLVDVLFLLVIFFAVTSHYAKNEQVLDISVPAADEKEKKEEELRNVGEIVINIKSEGEIIVNGQTLTEEELLVKLKNITSIYKDQAVILRGDQVANFQYIINVLNACQKAGIYNIAFATQKPETATQK; translated from the coding sequence ATGAACTTTCGCAAACAGCATTCCATCGAACCCACCCCCATGCAGCTGGCCCCGCTGGTGGACGTGCTGTTCCTGCTGGTGATCTTTTTCGCCGTGACTTCTCACTATGCGAAAAATGAGCAGGTGCTGGACATCAGCGTGCCCGCGGCAGACGAGAAAGAAAAGAAGGAAGAAGAACTTCGAAATGTCGGTGAGATCGTCATCAACATCAAATCCGAAGGCGAAATCATCGTCAATGGGCAGACCCTGACCGAGGAAGAGCTGCTCGTGAAGCTGAAGAACATCACCTCCATCTACAAAGACCAAGCGGTGATCTTGAGAGGTGACCAGGTGGCCAATTTCCAATACATCATCAACGTGCTCAACGCCTGCCAAAAAGCAGGTATCTACAACATCGCCTTTGCCACGCAAAAGCCTGAGACGGCAACCCAGAAGTAA
- a CDS encoding Gfo/Idh/MocA family protein → MPSPKKLNIAVVGLGFGAEFIPIWQRHPNTVCYAICQRDPKKLQSIGDAFGVDVRYTDYREMLKDPAIDAVHINSPIPDHGWMSIEALKAGKHVACTVPMATSIEDCKTICDLVKKTGLSYMMMETVVYAREFLFMKEQYEKGKLGKLQFLQSSHQQDMDGWPNYWPGLPPMWYATHCVGPVAALAGTPAEYVSCFGSGTIRPELIKEYGSPFAVETAHVKFKDSDLSARVIRSLFDTARQYRESIDVYGDKASIEWPLVEHEPLVMHTAKLPEHKIPKLVKAPDYAKRLPKSIRDFTTKGVYDLGKKTHLSFVQGSGHGGSHPHLAHEFATALTEGRPPFPNAKQSANWTCVGLCAHESALAGGKIVKLPAFTQ, encoded by the coding sequence ATGCCAAGCCCAAAGAAGCTCAACATTGCCGTCGTCGGTCTCGGATTCGGGGCCGAGTTCATCCCCATCTGGCAGCGCCATCCTAACACTGTTTGTTATGCCATCTGCCAGCGTGACCCCAAAAAGCTTCAGTCCATTGGCGATGCTTTCGGTGTAGATGTCCGTTACACAGATTATCGGGAGATGCTGAAAGACCCGGCCATTGATGCCGTGCACATCAATTCCCCCATCCCGGACCATGGCTGGATGTCCATTGAAGCTCTTAAAGCCGGCAAGCACGTCGCCTGCACTGTCCCCATGGCGACGAGCATTGAGGACTGCAAAACGATCTGTGACCTCGTCAAAAAAACCGGTCTCAGTTACATGATGATGGAGACTGTCGTCTATGCCCGCGAATTTCTTTTCATGAAGGAGCAGTACGAAAAAGGTAAACTAGGCAAGCTCCAATTCCTCCAGTCCAGCCATCAGCAGGACATGGACGGCTGGCCCAATTATTGGCCAGGCCTCCCCCCCATGTGGTATGCCACTCACTGCGTGGGTCCCGTCGCGGCCCTCGCAGGCACTCCAGCAGAATACGTGAGCTGCTTCGGCTCAGGCACCATCCGCCCAGAACTTATCAAAGAATATGGCTCCCCCTTTGCGGTGGAAACTGCTCACGTGAAGTTTAAGGACAGCGATCTCAGCGCCCGTGTCATCCGCAGCTTGTTTGATACCGCCCGCCAGTATCGCGAAAGCATTGATGTTTATGGAGACAAAGCTTCCATTGAGTGGCCACTCGTCGAACACGAGCCTTTGGTAATGCACACCGCTAAGCTACCAGAGCACAAAATCCCCAAGCTGGTCAAAGCCCCCGACTACGCCAAACGCCTGCCGAAGAGCATCCGCGACTTCACCACCAAAGGTGTTTACGACCTGGGGAAAAAGACTCATCTTAGCTTTGTCCAGGGCAGCGGCCACGGCGGCAGCCACCCTCATCTGGCACACGAATTCGCCACAGCTCTCACAGAAGGGCGCCCACCTTTTCCCAATGCCAAACAATCCGCGAACTGGACCTGCGTGGGACTTTGCGCACACGAATCTGCCCTTGCGGGTGGCAAGATTGTGAAGCTCCCGGCCTTTACTCAATAG